The Nocardioides panzhihuensis genome has a segment encoding these proteins:
- a CDS encoding methionine synthase, producing MRATGVGSMPGHDNGQSDYAEACRVVLGVLTDLPHLPELPARGAIANMTGRGLAVLDGLDADLQPAGWRLTGTSGSAGVDHRRARSLLAQDLDTVEELIQDSALTAGGGAFKIQVAGPWTLAATVERPRGDKILADHGARRDLAQALAEGVRNHIRDVRRRLPGADTLIVQVDEPALSAVLKAQVPTASGFGRHRSIDRPEASQALEWVLGAIAEEGATPWVHSCAPGTPLDLIRNAGAKGISVDLAQLTAGDHDHLATALEAGDTVALGVAPALAPAGAAPTDKTVTEAVERWLDMLGLDAAYDIVLTPTCGLAGADGRWARTVLRILTESAGHLA from the coding sequence ATGAGGGCGACCGGAGTCGGCTCGATGCCTGGCCACGACAACGGACAGAGCGACTACGCCGAGGCCTGCCGCGTCGTGCTCGGCGTGCTCACCGATCTTCCTCATCTGCCCGAGTTGCCGGCGCGCGGCGCGATCGCGAACATGACCGGCCGGGGGCTGGCGGTCCTCGACGGGCTCGACGCCGATCTCCAGCCCGCGGGCTGGAGACTGACCGGCACCTCCGGCTCGGCCGGGGTCGACCATCGGCGCGCCCGGAGCCTGCTCGCCCAGGACCTAGACACCGTCGAGGAACTGATCCAGGACTCCGCGCTCACCGCCGGCGGCGGCGCGTTCAAGATCCAGGTCGCCGGGCCGTGGACCCTGGCCGCCACCGTCGAGCGACCGCGCGGCGACAAGATCCTCGCCGACCACGGTGCTCGCCGCGATCTGGCGCAGGCGCTGGCCGAGGGCGTGCGCAACCACATCCGTGACGTACGCCGCCGCCTCCCTGGCGCGGACACCCTGATCGTCCAGGTCGACGAGCCCGCGCTGAGCGCTGTGCTCAAGGCCCAGGTGCCGACCGCCTCCGGGTTCGGCAGGCACCGCAGCATCGACCGTCCCGAGGCCTCCCAGGCGCTGGAGTGGGTGCTGGGCGCGATCGCCGAGGAGGGCGCGACCCCGTGGGTGCACTCCTGCGCGCCCGGGACGCCGCTGGACCTGATCCGCAACGCCGGCGCGAAGGGGATCAGCGTCGACCTGGCCCAGCTCACCGCCGGTGACCACGACCACCTGGCCACGGCCCTGGAGGCCGGCGACACGGTCGCGCTCGGCGTGGCTCCAGCGCTCGCGCCGGCGGGCGCTGCGCCCACCGACAAGACGGTCACCGAGGCCGTGGAGCGCTGGCTCGACATGCTCGGGCTGGACGCTGCGTACGACATCGTGCTGACGCCCACGTGCGGCCTCGCCGGCGCCGATGGGCGATGGGCCCGCACCGTGTTGCGAATCCTCACCGAGAGCGCCGGTCACCTAGCGTAG
- the ligA gene encoding NAD-dependent DNA ligase LigA, producing the protein MVPVNDDVTAEAGPEQKNEHQELAEQIEDARYRYYVLDDPTLSDAEFDQLWRRINELEEQFPELRTPDSPTQKVGGTFSTEFTAVDHLQRMESLDNAFSYQELAGWYARIAKDGVGEAELLCELKVDGLAINLLYEKGRLVRALTRGDGRTGEDVTPNVRTIKSIPHRLTGTDEFPVPDLVEVRGEVFLSNEAFDKLNASLVDAGKPMFANPRNSAAGSLRQKDPRVTATRELGMVCHGIGARQGFQPVAQSHAYDALKAWGLPTSDRVKVLKSLAEVEEFISYFGEHRHDVTEHEIDGVVIKVDDISLQRRLGSTSRAPRWAIAFKYPPEEVNAKLLAIDVGVGRTGRVTPFGVMEPTKVAGSTVERATLHNAHEVKRKDVRPGDTIILRKAGDVIPEILGPVLPLRPEGLAEWVMPTECPACGTTLAEQKEGDKDLRCPNHRGCPAQVRERVFFASGRGAFDIEGMGYEAADALLASEVITNEGDIFALDEAKLATTAFFTRAAKKAEKEAGAGDRVLNANAMGLLGNLEERKQVPLWRVLVALSIRHVGPSAARALATEFGSLDAIWAASQEELAATEGVGGIIAEAIVEWRQVDWHQEIVEKWRTAGVSLADERDESVPRNLEGLTIVVTGSLEDFSRDGAKEAIIARGGKAAGSVSKKTDYVVVGESAGSKAAKAEELGLKLLNEADFKTLLENGPAEASVSDAE; encoded by the coding sequence ATGGTGCCCGTGAACGATGACGTGACCGCCGAGGCCGGGCCCGAGCAGAAGAACGAGCACCAGGAGCTCGCCGAGCAGATCGAGGACGCTCGCTACCGCTACTACGTGCTCGACGACCCGACGCTCTCCGACGCCGAGTTCGACCAGCTGTGGCGTCGGATCAACGAGCTCGAGGAGCAGTTCCCCGAGCTGCGCACGCCCGACTCTCCCACCCAGAAGGTCGGCGGCACGTTCTCGACGGAGTTCACCGCGGTCGACCACCTGCAGCGGATGGAGTCGCTCGACAACGCCTTCTCTTATCAAGAGCTCGCCGGCTGGTATGCCCGGATCGCGAAGGACGGCGTCGGCGAGGCCGAGCTGCTGTGCGAGCTCAAGGTCGACGGGCTGGCCATCAACCTGCTCTACGAGAAGGGCCGCCTGGTCCGGGCGCTGACCCGCGGCGACGGCCGCACGGGCGAGGACGTCACCCCGAACGTACGCACCATCAAGTCGATCCCGCACCGGCTGACCGGCACCGACGAGTTCCCGGTGCCCGACCTGGTCGAGGTGCGCGGCGAGGTCTTCCTCTCCAACGAGGCCTTCGACAAGCTCAACGCCTCCCTGGTCGACGCGGGCAAGCCGATGTTCGCCAACCCGCGCAACTCCGCCGCAGGGTCGCTGCGGCAGAAGGACCCTCGGGTGACCGCCACCCGCGAGCTCGGAATGGTCTGCCACGGCATCGGCGCCCGGCAGGGTTTCCAGCCGGTCGCCCAGTCACATGCGTACGACGCGCTGAAGGCCTGGGGGCTGCCCACCTCCGATCGGGTCAAGGTGCTCAAGAGCCTCGCCGAGGTCGAGGAGTTCATCAGCTACTTCGGTGAGCACCGTCACGACGTCACCGAGCACGAGATCGACGGCGTCGTGATCAAGGTCGACGACATCTCGCTGCAGCGCCGGCTGGGCTCCACCTCCCGCGCTCCGCGCTGGGCGATCGCGTTCAAGTATCCGCCCGAGGAGGTCAACGCCAAGCTGCTCGCCATCGATGTCGGCGTCGGCCGCACCGGCCGGGTCACGCCCTTCGGTGTCATGGAGCCCACCAAGGTCGCCGGGTCGACCGTCGAGCGAGCGACGCTGCACAACGCCCACGAGGTCAAGCGCAAGGACGTACGCCCCGGCGACACGATCATCCTCCGCAAGGCCGGCGACGTCATCCCCGAGATACTCGGACCGGTGCTGCCGCTGCGGCCCGAGGGGCTGGCCGAGTGGGTGATGCCCACCGAGTGCCCCGCGTGCGGCACCACGCTCGCCGAGCAGAAGGAGGGCGACAAGGACCTGCGCTGCCCCAACCATCGCGGCTGCCCGGCTCAGGTGCGGGAGCGGGTCTTCTTCGCCTCCGGGCGGGGCGCCTTCGACATCGAGGGGATGGGCTACGAGGCGGCCGACGCGTTGCTGGCCTCCGAGGTGATCACCAACGAGGGCGACATCTTCGCGCTCGACGAGGCCAAGCTGGCCACCACCGCCTTCTTCACCCGCGCAGCGAAGAAGGCGGAGAAGGAGGCCGGCGCCGGCGACCGGGTCCTCAACGCCAACGCAATGGGCTTGCTGGGCAACCTCGAGGAGCGCAAGCAGGTCCCGCTGTGGCGGGTGCTGGTCGCGCTGTCGATCCGCCACGTCGGCCCGTCAGCGGCCCGGGCGCTGGCCACCGAGTTCGGCTCGCTCGATGCCATCTGGGCCGCCTCCCAGGAGGAGCTCGCCGCCACCGAGGGCGTCGGCGGGATCATCGCCGAGGCCATCGTCGAGTGGCGCCAGGTCGACTGGCACCAGGAGATCGTCGAGAAGTGGCGTACGGCCGGGGTCTCCCTCGCCGACGAGCGCGACGAGTCCGTCCCCCGCAACCTCGAGGGCCTGACCATCGTGGTCACCGGGTCCCTGGAGGACTTCTCCCGTGATGGCGCCAAGGAGGCGATCATCGCTCGCGGCGGCAAGGCGGCCGGCTCGGTCTCCAAGAAGACCGACTACGTCGTGGTGGGCGAGAGCGCCGGCTCCAAGGCGGCGAAAGCAGAGGAGCTCGGCCTCAAGCTCCTGAACGAGGCCGACTTCAAGACCCTCCTGGAGAACGGCCCCGCCGAAGCGTCAGTCTCTGACGCCGAGTAG
- a CDS encoding SigE family RNA polymerase sigma factor, whose translation MARPPTQEQFEEFAQTAWPRLYRTAYLLVGDHGRAEDLVQTALAKTFGSWGRVRTLEAAPAYARQVLFNTAMSWFRRASWNREQPTEVLPDPGHENDPTTRSVLLDAVAALPPRQRAVVVLRFYEDLDVRRTAAVLGCTEGTVKSQTSSALDKLRTVLGNPTLTLEMTHD comes from the coding sequence ATGGCGAGACCCCCAACCCAGGAACAGTTCGAAGAGTTCGCCCAGACCGCCTGGCCGCGGCTCTATCGGACTGCCTACCTGCTCGTCGGTGACCACGGGCGCGCAGAGGACCTGGTGCAGACGGCCTTGGCGAAGACCTTCGGGAGCTGGGGCCGGGTGCGCACGCTCGAGGCCGCTCCGGCATACGCCAGGCAGGTGCTGTTCAACACCGCGATGAGCTGGTTCCGCCGGGCGTCGTGGAACCGCGAGCAGCCGACCGAGGTCCTCCCGGACCCCGGTCATGAGAACGACCCGACCACCCGATCGGTCCTGCTGGACGCTGTCGCGGCGCTGCCGCCTCGACAGCGAGCCGTCGTCGTCCTCCGCTTCTACGAGGACCTCGACGTGCGCCGCACCGCCGCCGTGCTCGGCTGCACGGAGGGCACGGTGAAGAGCCAGACCTCGTCCGCCCTCGACAAGCTCCGCACCGTCCTCGGGAACCCGACTCTCACCCTGGAGATGACCCATGACTGA
- a CDS encoding ABC transporter ATP-binding protein, translated as MTALSLDSISHTFPASRTPWSRRRVGLARPALDGLTLHVDHGEVVAMIGLNGAGKTTALRALAGRLSPDSGTVKILGHDAAELPRDVAAQFGHVVDAPLVFADLTVTENLRAAARLHGCSSGQTEELATAARSRLGLDAWADVRARALSQGNRQRLGIGGATIHSPRALVLDEPTSALDPRGVVIVRELVRDLAAQGAAVLVSSHHLDEVSRIADRIVAVHAGHVVDTFAPEGPDLESRFFASVLAAEREEPRAAMRREA; from the coding sequence ATGACCGCGTTGAGTCTCGACTCGATCAGCCACACCTTCCCGGCCTCCCGGACGCCGTGGAGCAGGCGTCGCGTGGGCCTGGCCCGCCCGGCGCTGGACGGGCTCACTCTGCACGTCGACCACGGCGAGGTGGTGGCGATGATCGGCCTCAACGGCGCGGGCAAGACGACCGCACTGCGCGCGCTCGCAGGCAGGCTGAGCCCCGATTCCGGCACCGTGAAGATCCTCGGCCATGACGCGGCAGAGCTGCCCCGCGACGTTGCGGCGCAGTTCGGGCATGTGGTCGATGCGCCCCTCGTCTTCGCGGATCTCACCGTGACGGAGAACCTTCGGGCCGCCGCGCGACTGCACGGCTGCTCCAGCGGTCAAACGGAGGAGCTGGCCACCGCCGCGAGGAGCCGGCTCGGCCTGGATGCCTGGGCCGACGTCCGCGCACGCGCGCTCTCCCAGGGCAACCGGCAGCGGCTCGGCATCGGGGGCGCCACGATCCACTCACCGCGCGCGCTGGTGCTCGACGAGCCCACCAGCGCCCTGGACCCGCGCGGTGTCGTGATCGTGCGGGAGCTCGTGCGGGACCTGGCGGCACAAGGCGCGGCCGTCTTGGTCAGCAGCCACCATCTCGACGAGGTGTCCCGGATAGCCGACCGCATCGTCGCCGTCCACGCCGGCCACGTCGTCGACACCTTCGCCCCCGAAGGCCCGGATCTCGAGTCGCGCTTCTTCGCGAGCGTGCTCGCGGCCGAGCGCGAGGAGCCCCGAGCCGCCATGAGGAGAGAAGCATGA
- a CDS encoding TetR family transcriptional regulator has product MATPKTLRTRARILDVALDLFERQGYDATTVSQIAEAAGITQMTFFRHFPTKDAVLVTDPYDPLIAEAVGTQPLGLPPLQRVRGGFLSALAGIAAVEDATARRRVAIVARHPSLRAAVATSTQDTQDAIVERLAADGTPRLDAVIATAAVLAAVTAALLSWADPDSVALDDSTSLEDLVRHALDQLTPATGERP; this is encoded by the coding sequence GTGGCCACCCCCAAGACGCTCCGCACCAGGGCACGCATCCTCGACGTAGCCCTGGACCTGTTCGAGCGCCAGGGGTACGACGCGACCACCGTGAGCCAGATCGCCGAGGCCGCGGGCATCACGCAGATGACCTTCTTCCGGCACTTCCCCACCAAGGACGCAGTGCTGGTCACCGATCCGTACGACCCGCTCATCGCCGAGGCCGTGGGGACGCAGCCGCTCGGGCTGCCACCGCTCCAGCGGGTCCGAGGCGGCTTCCTCAGCGCCCTCGCCGGGATCGCCGCGGTCGAGGACGCCACCGCCCGTCGACGCGTCGCGATCGTCGCCCGCCACCCGAGTCTGCGCGCCGCCGTCGCCACGTCCACCCAGGACACTCAGGACGCGATCGTCGAGCGATTGGCCGCCGATGGCACTCCGCGCCTCGACGCCGTCATCGCGACGGCGGCCGTCCTCGCCGCGGTGACTGCGGCGCTGCTGTCGTGGGCGGATCCTGACAGCGTCGCCCTCGACGACAGCACGTCGCTCGAGGATCTCGTACGCCACGCCCTCGACCAGCTCACGCCGGCGACCGGAGAACGGCCATGA
- the gatC gene encoding Asp-tRNA(Asn)/Glu-tRNA(Gln) amidotransferase subunit GatC, which yields MPEITRDEVAHLADLARIDLSDAELDHLAPQLQVILESVASIQGLAGDDVPATSHPLPMTNVFREDVVTPSLTPEQALSGAPSVEEQRFAVPRILGDEQ from the coding sequence ATGCCAGAAATCACCCGCGACGAGGTCGCGCACCTGGCCGACCTCGCCCGCATCGACCTGAGCGACGCCGAGCTCGATCACCTTGCCCCGCAGCTTCAGGTGATCCTCGAGTCCGTCGCCTCGATCCAGGGGCTTGCCGGCGATGACGTGCCTGCCACCTCCCACCCGCTTCCGATGACCAACGTCTTCCGTGAGGACGTCGTGACCCCGAGTCTGACGCCGGAGCAGGCGCTCTCCGGCGCGCCGAGCGTCGAGGAGCAGCGCTTCGCGGTGCCGCGGATCCTGGGGGACGAGCAGTGA
- the gatA gene encoding Asp-tRNA(Asn)/Glu-tRNA(Gln) amidotransferase subunit GatA codes for MSDLILKTAAELADALAAGETTSVELTQVHLDRIAAVDGDVHAFLHIDAEGALSQAAASDARRANGDALHALDGVPIAVKDVLTTIGLPTTCGSKMLEGWVPPYDATVVKKIKDAGLPILGKTNMDEFAMGSSTEHSAYGPTRNPWKLDRIPGGSGGGSAAAVAAYEAPLALGTDTGGSIRQPGAVTGTVGVKPTYGSVSRYGLVALANSLDQVGPVTRTVLDSALLHELIGGHDPLDSTSTTTPVTGLVDAARAGATGDLKGVKVGVIKELGGQENGQSGWAPDVMRKFAESVDLLTKLGADVVEVSTPSFEHAMAAYYLILPAECSSNLAKFDAMRYGLRVTPDGSPSAEDVMKASRDAGFGDEVKRRIILGTYALSSGYYDAYYGQAQKIRTLIIEDFKKAFEQVDVLVSPTSPSTAFPLGAKLDDPLAMYMQDLATIPANLAGTPGISIPAGVSDVDGLPVGVQLLAPVLEDARLYRVGAALEGAVGPVLSIDKLEVAR; via the coding sequence GTGAGCGACCTCATTCTGAAGACGGCTGCGGAGCTCGCCGACGCCCTCGCCGCCGGTGAGACCACCTCGGTCGAGCTGACCCAGGTCCACCTCGACCGGATCGCCGCGGTCGACGGCGACGTCCACGCCTTCCTCCACATCGACGCCGAGGGCGCACTGTCGCAGGCCGCCGCCTCCGACGCGCGCCGGGCCAACGGTGACGCGCTGCATGCTCTCGACGGCGTGCCGATCGCGGTCAAGGACGTGCTGACCACCATCGGCCTGCCGACGACCTGCGGCTCCAAGATGCTCGAAGGCTGGGTCCCGCCCTACGACGCGACCGTGGTCAAGAAGATCAAGGACGCCGGCCTGCCGATCCTCGGCAAGACCAACATGGACGAGTTCGCGATGGGCTCCTCCACGGAGCACTCCGCCTACGGCCCGACCAGGAACCCGTGGAAGCTCGACCGGATCCCCGGCGGCTCGGGTGGTGGCTCGGCGGCCGCCGTCGCGGCGTACGAGGCGCCGCTGGCGCTCGGCACCGACACCGGTGGCTCGATCCGTCAGCCGGGTGCGGTCACCGGCACCGTCGGGGTGAAGCCGACCTACGGCTCCGTCTCCCGCTACGGCCTCGTTGCGCTGGCCAACTCGCTGGACCAGGTCGGCCCGGTGACCCGCACCGTCCTCGACAGCGCCCTGCTGCACGAGCTGATCGGCGGGCACGACCCGCTCGACTCGACCTCGACGACCACCCCGGTGACCGGGCTCGTCGACGCCGCTCGCGCCGGTGCGACCGGCGACCTCAAGGGCGTCAAGGTCGGCGTCATCAAGGAGCTGGGCGGCCAAGAAAATGGGCAGAGCGGCTGGGCGCCGGACGTGATGCGCAAGTTCGCAGAGTCGGTCGACCTGCTCACCAAGCTGGGCGCCGACGTCGTGGAGGTCTCCACGCCGAGCTTCGAGCACGCGATGGCCGCCTACTACCTGATCCTGCCGGCGGAGTGCTCCTCCAACCTGGCCAAGTTCGACGCGATGCGCTACGGCCTGCGGGTCACCCCCGACGGGTCGCCGTCCGCCGAGGACGTGATGAAGGCGTCGCGCGACGCCGGCTTCGGCGACGAGGTCAAGCGCCGGATCATCCTCGGCACCTATGCGCTCTCGAGCGGCTACTACGACGCCTACTACGGCCAGGCGCAGAAGATCCGCACCCTGATCATCGAGGACTTCAAGAAGGCCTTCGAGCAGGTCGACGTGCTGGTCTCGCCGACGTCCCCGTCGACCGCGTTCCCGCTGGGCGCGAAGCTCGATGACCCGCTCGCGATGTACATGCAGGACCTGGCCACCATCCCGGCCAACCTGGCCGGCACTCCCGGCATCTCCATCCCGGCCGGGGTTTCCGACGTGGACGGGCTGCCTGTCGGCGTACAGCTCCTCGCGCCGGTCCTGGAGGACGCCCGTCTCTACCGCGTCGGTGCTGCCCTCGAGGGCGCCGTCGGCCCGGTGCTCTCGATCGACAAGCTGGAGGTGGCCCGATGA
- the gatB gene encoding Asp-tRNA(Asn)/Glu-tRNA(Gln) amidotransferase subunit GatB, producing the protein MTAVSDSLGLVPFDEVLEKYDPAMGLEVHVELNTNTKMFCGCPATFGGEPNSQVCPTCLGLPGSMPVVNAKAVESAIRIGLALNGRIAEWCRFARKNYFYPDMPKNFQTSQYDEPIVYDGYLDVEVEGETYRVEIERAHMEEDTGKTTHIGGATGRIHGADYSLVDYNRAGIPLIEIVTRPILGAGAKAPQVAKAYVAALREILLGLGVSDVRMDQGSMRCDVNLSLSPKGSGTLGTRTETKNVNSLRSVERAVRFEMSRHAGILDAGEAIFQETRHFHEDTGTTSAGRAKSDADDYRYFPEPDLVPVAPSREWVEELRASLPERTADKRARLQVEWGYSDLEMRDVWAAGALSLIEATVAEGASAQAARKWWMAELSRSANDRGVELAELGVTPVQVAEVQKLVDAKTLTDKLARQAFEGLLAGEGTVSEIIDARGLAVVSDDGALGAAVDEAIDAQPAVAEKIRGGNQAAVGALIGAVMKATGGKADAKRVRELILEKLA; encoded by the coding sequence ATGACGGCTGTATCCGATTCTTTGGGTCTCGTCCCGTTCGACGAGGTGCTGGAGAAGTACGACCCGGCGATGGGCCTGGAGGTCCACGTCGAGCTGAACACCAACACCAAGATGTTCTGCGGCTGCCCGGCGACGTTCGGCGGCGAGCCCAACTCCCAGGTCTGCCCGACCTGCCTCGGCCTGCCCGGCTCGATGCCGGTCGTGAACGCCAAGGCGGTGGAGAGCGCGATCCGGATCGGGCTCGCGCTCAACGGCAGGATCGCGGAGTGGTGCCGGTTCGCCCGGAAGAACTACTTCTACCCGGACATGCCGAAGAACTTCCAGACCTCTCAGTACGACGAGCCGATCGTCTACGACGGCTACCTCGACGTCGAGGTGGAGGGGGAGACCTACCGGGTCGAGATCGAGCGCGCCCACATGGAGGAGGACACCGGCAAGACCACCCACATCGGTGGTGCGACCGGCCGAATCCACGGTGCCGACTACTCGCTGGTCGACTACAACCGCGCGGGCATCCCCCTGATCGAGATCGTCACGCGTCCGATCCTCGGCGCCGGCGCCAAGGCGCCGCAGGTGGCGAAGGCCTACGTCGCCGCGCTGCGCGAGATCCTGCTGGGCCTGGGCGTCTCCGACGTACGCATGGACCAGGGCTCGATGCGCTGCGACGTGAACCTGTCGCTGTCCCCGAAGGGCTCCGGGACTCTCGGGACGCGCACCGAGACGAAGAACGTCAACTCGCTGCGCTCGGTCGAGCGGGCCGTACGTTTCGAGATGTCGCGTCACGCCGGGATCCTCGACGCGGGGGAGGCGATCTTCCAGGAGACCCGCCACTTCCACGAGGACACCGGCACCACCTCGGCCGGCCGGGCGAAGTCGGACGCCGACGACTACCGCTACTTCCCAGAGCCGGACCTGGTTCCCGTCGCGCCGTCGCGTGAGTGGGTCGAGGAGTTGCGCGCGAGCCTGCCGGAGCGCACCGCCGACAAGCGGGCGCGCCTGCAGGTCGAGTGGGGCTACTCCGACCTGGAGATGCGCGACGTCTGGGCCGCCGGCGCTCTGTCGCTGATCGAGGCGACGGTCGCCGAAGGAGCCTCCGCACAGGCCGCCCGTAAGTGGTGGATGGCCGAGCTCTCCCGCAGTGCCAACGACCGTGGCGTCGAGCTCGCCGAGCTCGGGGTCACCCCGGTGCAGGTCGCCGAGGTGCAGAAGCTGGTCGACGCCAAGACGCTGACCGACAAGCTGGCCCGCCAGGCCTTCGAGGGTCTTCTCGCAGGTGAGGGCACCGTCTCCGAGATCATCGACGCCCGCGGCCTCGCCGTGGTCTCCGACGACGGCGCGCTCGGTGCCGCTGTCGACGAGGCCATCGACGCCCAGCCCGCGGTCGCCGAGAAGATCCGCGGCGGCAACCAGGCCGCGGTCGGCGCGCTCATCGGCGCGGTCATGAAGGCGACCGGTGGCAAGGCCGACGCCAAGCGGGTCCGCGAGCTGATCCTGGAGAAGCTCGCCTGA
- a CDS encoding NYN domain-containing protein translates to MTEPFRIALLIDADNAPASKIDAILNDLAEYGEVTIRRAYGNWTKSELKSWIGELHDAAIRPMQQFDLTAHKNASDMALAIDAVELLHAAIPDAFALVSSDSDFTPLVHYLREKGRAVYGYGREKTPAPFKSACTRFTVVEKLGDTEEVTETEAGVAPARKQAAAATTGQVLKRNARLIQLLRNSIAAAADDDGWALVGTVVSRIRNQSSEDPRNYGYATWTKLIKAIDLFELKDEGTSAIAVSDRRNGRK, encoded by the coding sequence ATGACCGAGCCCTTCCGTATTGCCCTGCTCATCGACGCGGACAATGCTCCCGCGTCCAAGATCGACGCGATCCTCAACGACCTGGCCGAGTACGGCGAGGTGACGATCCGCCGGGCCTACGGCAACTGGACCAAGTCCGAGCTCAAGAGCTGGATCGGGGAGCTGCACGACGCCGCGATCCGGCCGATGCAGCAGTTCGACCTGACCGCGCACAAGAACGCCTCCGACATGGCGCTCGCGATCGACGCGGTCGAGCTGCTCCATGCGGCCATCCCGGACGCGTTCGCGCTGGTCTCCTCCGACTCCGACTTCACCCCGCTGGTGCACTACCTGCGGGAGAAGGGTCGCGCGGTCTACGGCTACGGCCGGGAGAAGACACCGGCGCCGTTCAAGAGCGCCTGCACCCGGTTCACCGTCGTGGAGAAGCTCGGTGACACCGAGGAGGTGACCGAGACCGAGGCCGGCGTAGCGCCCGCCCGCAAGCAGGCCGCCGCCGCGACCACGGGCCAGGTGCTGAAGCGCAACGCCAGGCTGATCCAGCTGCTGCGCAACTCCATCGCCGCGGCCGCCGACGACGACGGCTGGGCCCTGGTCGGCACCGTCGTCTCCCGCATCCGCAACCAGTCCTCCGAGGACCCCCGCAACTACGGCTACGCCACCTGGACCAAGCTGATCAAGGCGATCGACCTGTTCGAGCTCAAGGACGAGGGCACCTCGGCGATCGCGGTCAGCGACCGGCGCAACGGCAGGAAGTGA
- a CDS encoding energy-coupling factor transporter transmembrane component T, whose translation MSDVIRRAAVARLPRDLHPVAWWVWAIGLAAYASFTTNPLLLLLLVGVVSVVVAARRGDQPWARSFRLYVGLALFIVVTRVLFRVLLGAVPGHVLIDLPEIPLPDWVLGIRLLGPLTREALLAGLYDGMRLGAIVICVGAANALANPKRLLRSLPPALYEVGTAVVVAVTVLPQLAESVQRVRAAQRLRSGATGKVKRLRRFLVPVLEDALERSMALAAGMDTRGYGRTAGIPALTRRITSALMLVSLVGLCVGVYAVLDGTTPGWLAATMLVLGAGAAAGGLRLAGRRVTRTVYRPDRWRWPEVVVALSGVAVGAAGWWIARDQVPIAYPGVSAVPGVTLTALAGVLIGLVPVVAAPVPASLVQEEATA comes from the coding sequence ATGAGCGATGTGATCCGCAGGGCCGCGGTCGCGCGTCTGCCGCGTGATCTGCACCCGGTCGCCTGGTGGGTGTGGGCGATCGGCCTGGCCGCGTACGCCTCGTTCACCACCAACCCGCTGCTGCTCCTGCTCCTGGTAGGGGTGGTGTCGGTCGTGGTCGCCGCGCGACGCGGCGACCAGCCGTGGGCGAGGTCGTTCCGGCTCTACGTCGGCCTCGCGCTCTTCATCGTCGTGACCCGGGTGCTCTTCCGGGTGCTTCTGGGTGCCGTGCCGGGTCACGTGCTCATCGATCTGCCGGAGATCCCGCTCCCGGACTGGGTGCTGGGGATCCGGCTGCTCGGCCCGCTCACCCGAGAGGCGTTGCTGGCCGGCCTCTACGACGGGATGCGGCTGGGTGCGATCGTGATCTGCGTCGGCGCGGCCAACGCGCTGGCGAACCCGAAGCGACTGCTCCGTTCGCTGCCGCCGGCTCTCTACGAGGTCGGCACCGCCGTCGTGGTCGCGGTGACCGTGCTGCCCCAGCTGGCCGAGTCGGTCCAGCGGGTGCGCGCCGCGCAACGGCTGCGCTCCGGTGCGACCGGAAAGGTCAAGCGGCTGCGCCGCTTCCTCGTCCCGGTGCTCGAGGATGCCCTGGAGCGGTCGATGGCGCTGGCGGCCGGGATGGACACGCGCGGTTACGGCCGCACCGCCGGGATCCCGGCCCTCACCAGGCGGATCACCTCGGCGCTCATGCTGGTCTCCCTCGTCGGCCTCTGCGTCGGCGTCTACGCGGTCCTGGACGGCACCACGCCCGGCTGGCTGGCCGCCACCATGCTGGTGCTCGGCGCCGGGGCCGCGGCCGGAGGGCTGAGGCTCGCCGGCCGCCGGGTGACGCGGACCGTCTACCGGCCCGACCGGTGGCGCTGGCCGGAGGTCGTGGTGGCGCTGAGCGGGGTCGCGGTCGGCGCGGCGGGCTGGTGGATCGCCCGCGACCAGGTCCCGATCGCCTATCCAGGGGTGAGCGCCGTCCCGGGGGTCACGCTGACCGCGCTGGCAGGCGTGCTCATCGGACTGGTCCCGGTCGTCGCCGCACCGGTTCCGGCATCACTCGTCCAGGAGGAGGCAACCGCATGA